The following are from one region of the Bradyrhizobium sediminis genome:
- a CDS encoding alpha/beta fold hydrolase: protein MASIGRGPPLLRTAHWLSHVEHDARSPVWTHWLEELSRDHTYIRYDQRGCGLSDRSPPSTSFEAWIEDLEAVVEAQGLKKFPLFGMSQGGAIAIAYGRSASGEGVTS, encoded by the coding sequence ATGGCTTCGATCGGCCGCGGACCGCCATTGCTGCGAACCGCCCACTGGCTCAGCCACGTCGAGCACGACGCGCGAAGCCCGGTCTGGACGCACTGGCTTGAGGAGCTGTCGCGCGACCACACCTATATTCGATATGACCAGCGCGGCTGCGGATTGTCCGACCGCTCGCCGCCGTCCACCTCTTTCGAGGCATGGATCGAGGACCTGGAGGCCGTCGTCGAGGCGCAAGGCTTGAAAAAATTTCCGCTGTTTGGGATGTCCCAGGGTGGCGCAATCGCAATTGCATACGGCCGCTCGGCATCCGGAGAGGGTGTCACATCTTGA
- a CDS encoding bifunctional aldolase/short-chain dehydrogenase yields MQSAWNDRDAEAAVARYENLGRDVALRVYTTRLLGQDPRLVLHGGGNTSVKTEVADLNGDAVDVLCVKGSGWDMGSIEPAGLPAVRLAPLIKLRAREKLSDEEMVRLQRANLIDPMAPNPSVEALLHAFIPHKFVDHTHSTAVLALTDQPDGEALCREVYGKRVGYVPYIMPGFGLAKAAADVFAADPSVEGLVLVKHGIFSFGADAREAYERMIALVSLAEARLAKNRKPAFVSAKLPARPAPVAAVAPIIRGACSLPDGKVDGAWKRFVLDFRGDAAVMNFVNGADVARYGQAGVVTPDHNIRIKNKPLVVAAPEDGDLTGFSNAVRDAVAVYGETYKDYFARNNARVGGIKTMLDPSPRVVLVPGVGLFGLGRSKKDAKVAADLAEAAIATITDAEAVGRFEPLPESDLFDVEYWSLEQAKLGSAKEPPLAGQVAIITGAAGAIGFATAKAFAAAGAEVALLDVDEAAAKAKAKAIGGAALGLKCDVTDAASVRDAFAQVAAAFGGVDIAISNAGAAWQGRIGEVDEAVLRKSFELNFYGHQRVAQAAVKIMRTQGTGGCLLFNVSKQAVNPGPDFGPYGLPKAATLFLVRQYAVDYGNEGIRANAVNADRIRSGLLTEEMIASRSKVRGLSEQAYMRGNLLGREVEAEDVAQAFLAQALALKTTADVTTVDGGNIAAALR; encoded by the coding sequence ATGCAGAGCGCCTGGAACGATCGCGACGCCGAAGCGGCGGTGGCCCGCTACGAAAACCTCGGCCGCGACGTGGCGCTGCGGGTCTATACCACGCGGCTATTGGGCCAGGATCCGCGGCTGGTGCTGCATGGCGGCGGCAATACCTCGGTGAAGACGGAAGTCGCCGATCTCAATGGCGATGCGGTGGACGTGCTCTGCGTCAAGGGCTCCGGCTGGGACATGGGCTCGATCGAGCCGGCCGGCCTGCCGGCGGTGCGGCTGGCGCCGCTGATCAAGCTCCGTGCCCGCGAGAAACTTTCCGACGAGGAAATGGTGCGGCTGCAGCGCGCCAATCTGATCGACCCGATGGCGCCGAATCCTTCCGTCGAGGCGCTGCTGCATGCCTTCATCCCGCACAAATTCGTCGATCATACTCATTCGACCGCGGTGCTGGCGCTCACCGACCAGCCGGACGGTGAGGCGCTGTGCCGTGAAGTCTACGGCAAGCGCGTCGGCTATGTGCCCTACATCATGCCGGGCTTCGGTCTGGCAAAGGCCGCGGCGGATGTGTTCGCCGCGGACCCTTCGGTCGAGGGCCTGGTCCTGGTCAAGCACGGCATCTTCAGTTTCGGCGCCGATGCGCGGGAGGCCTATGAGCGCATGATCGCGCTGGTAAGCCTGGCCGAAGCGCGGCTGGCGAAAAATCGCAAGCCTGCCTTCGTCAGCGCGAAGCTGCCGGCCCGCCCGGCGCCGGTCGCCGCGGTCGCGCCGATCATCCGCGGCGCCTGCAGCCTGCCGGACGGCAAGGTCGACGGCGCCTGGAAACGCTTCGTGCTCGATTTCCGTGGCGATGCTGCGGTGATGAATTTCGTCAACGGCGCCGACGTGGCGCGCTACGGCCAGGCCGGCGTGGTGACGCCGGACCACAATATCCGCATCAAGAACAAGCCGCTGGTGGTCGCCGCGCCCGAGGATGGCGATCTAACCGGTTTCAGCAACGCGGTCCGCGACGCGGTCGCAGTCTATGGCGAAACCTACAAGGATTATTTTGCCCGCAACAACGCCCGTGTCGGCGGCATCAAGACCATGCTCGATCCCTCGCCGCGCGTGGTGCTGGTGCCCGGCGTCGGCCTGTTCGGGCTCGGTCGCAGCAAGAAGGACGCGAAGGTCGCCGCCGACCTCGCCGAGGCCGCGATTGCCACCATCACGGACGCGGAAGCGGTCGGTCGTTTCGAGCCGCTGCCGGAATCTGATCTGTTCGACGTCGAGTACTGGTCGCTGGAGCAGGCCAAACTCGGCAGCGCCAAGGAGCCGCCGCTCGCCGGGCAGGTCGCCATCATCACCGGCGCGGCCGGCGCGATCGGATTCGCAACCGCCAAGGCGTTTGCGGCGGCCGGCGCCGAAGTGGCGCTGCTCGATGTCGACGAGGCCGCAGCAAAGGCCAAAGCCAAGGCGATCGGCGGCGCGGCGCTTGGGCTGAAATGCGACGTCACCGATGCCGCATCGGTGCGCGATGCGTTCGCGCAGGTCGCCGCTGCCTTCGGCGGGGTCGATATCGCCATATCGAATGCCGGCGCCGCCTGGCAGGGCCGGATCGGCGAGGTCGACGAGGCGGTGCTGCGAAAAAGTTTCGAGCTGAATTTCTACGGCCACCAGCGCGTGGCGCAGGCCGCGGTCAAGATCATGCGGACGCAGGGCACCGGCGGCTGCCTGCTGTTCAATGTCTCCAAACAGGCGGTCAATCCCGGCCCCGACTTCGGTCCCTACGGCCTGCCCAAGGCGGCGACGCTCTTTCTGGTGCGGCAATACGCGGTCGATTACGGCAACGAAGGCATCCGCGCCAACGCCGTCAATGCCGACCGGATCCGTTCCGGGTTGTTGACCGAGGAGATGATCGCGTCGCGCTCGAAGGTTCGCGGGCTGAGCGAGCAGGCCTATATGCGCGGCAACCTGCTCGGCCGCGAAGTGGAGGCCGAGGATGTCGCGCAGGCGTTCCTGGCGCAGGCGCTGGCGCTCAAGACCACCGCCGACGTCACCACCGTCGACGGCGGCAACATCGCCGCCGCGCTGCGGTGA
- a CDS encoding flavin-containing monooxygenase → MNVTAPLRTMSAAQAVEHFDVLIVGAGISGVGSAYHLTKQLPGTSFVVLEEQESFGGTWLTHKYPGIRSDSDLHTFGYRFKPWVGPPIATADEIRAYMSEVIDENDLARHIRYRHRINSAKWSSETNRWTVEAVDQASGEARAFTANFLWMCQGYYRHSEGYTPEWQGMADYKGRIIHPQRWPEDLDLSGKKVVVIGSGATAATLIPAIADKCEHVTMLQRSPTYFRTGRNAIELAEQLRQLQVKEEWIHEIVRRKILFDQDLFTRLSFTEPEKIKQELLNGIRAALGPGSDDIVEKHFTPKYRPWRQRIAFVPDADLFEAVKSGKASVVTDEIDRFTKDGILLKSGETLVADIIVTATGFNLNVLGDIAFEIDGKPLDFSDTVTYRGMMFTGIPNMAWVFGYFRASWTLRTDLVADFVCRLLAHMKEKGAKKVVPALRPQEGNMPLHSWIDPENFNPGYMMRNMHLLPKRGDKPEWQHSQDYWAEKDEIPAIDLDDAAFVYD, encoded by the coding sequence ATGAATGTAACCGCGCCCCTCCGCACCATGTCCGCCGCGCAGGCGGTCGAGCATTTCGATGTCCTGATCGTCGGCGCCGGCATTTCCGGCGTCGGCAGCGCCTATCACCTCACCAAGCAGCTTCCGGGCACCAGCTTCGTCGTGCTGGAAGAGCAGGAAAGTTTTGGCGGCACCTGGCTGACCCACAAATACCCGGGCATCCGCTCCGACAGCGACCTGCACACCTTCGGCTATCGCTTCAAGCCCTGGGTCGGCCCGCCGATCGCGACCGCCGACGAAATCCGCGCCTATATGAGCGAGGTGATCGACGAGAACGATCTCGCAAGGCACATCCGCTACCGCCATCGCATCAATTCGGCGAAGTGGTCGAGCGAAACCAATCGGTGGACCGTCGAAGCGGTCGACCAGGCCAGCGGCGAGGCCCGCGCCTTCACCGCGAACTTCCTCTGGATGTGCCAGGGCTATTACCGTCATTCGGAAGGCTACACTCCGGAATGGCAGGGGATGGCGGACTACAAGGGCCGCATCATCCATCCGCAGCGCTGGCCCGAGGATCTGGACCTGTCGGGCAAGAAGGTCGTCGTGATCGGCTCCGGCGCGACCGCGGCGACGCTGATCCCGGCGATTGCGGACAAGTGCGAGCATGTCACCATGCTGCAGCGTTCGCCGACCTATTTCAGGACCGGCCGCAACGCCATCGAACTGGCCGAACAGCTCCGGCAGTTGCAGGTCAAGGAAGAATGGATCCACGAGATCGTGCGCCGCAAGATCCTGTTCGATCAGGATCTGTTTACCCGCCTCTCCTTTACCGAGCCGGAGAAGATCAAGCAGGAACTGCTCAACGGCATTCGCGCCGCGCTCGGGCCCGGTTCGGACGACATCGTCGAGAAGCATTTCACCCCGAAATACCGGCCGTGGCGGCAACGCATCGCCTTCGTGCCCGACGCCGACCTGTTCGAGGCGGTCAAGAGCGGCAAGGCTTCGGTGGTGACCGACGAGATCGACCGCTTCACCAAAGACGGCATTCTGCTGAAATCCGGCGAGACGCTGGTCGCCGACATCATCGTCACCGCGACCGGGTTCAACCTCAATGTGCTCGGCGACATCGCTTTCGAGATCGACGGCAAGCCGCTCGATTTCTCCGACACCGTCACCTATCGCGGCATGATGTTCACCGGCATCCCGAACATGGCCTGGGTGTTCGGCTATTTCCGCGCCAGCTGGACGCTGCGCACCGATCTGGTGGCGGACTTCGTCTGCCGGCTGCTGGCGCACATGAAGGAGAAGGGCGCGAAGAAGGTGGTGCCGGCGCTGCGGCCGCAGGAAGGCAACATGCCCTTGCATTCCTGGATCGACCCGGAGAATTTCAATCCCGGCTATATGATGCGCAATATGCATCTGTTGCCCAAGCGCGGCGACAAGCCGGAATGGCAGCACAGCCAGGATTACTGGGCCGAGAAGGATGAAATCCCGGCGATCGATCTCGACGATGCGGCGTTCGTGTACGATTAG
- a CDS encoding HAD-IA family hydrolase, whose amino-acid sequence MIEAIIWDFGGVLTTSPFEAFARFETERGLPADIIRRTNAHNHWENAWAKFERAEVDLETFDQLFAAESRALGAEVRGKEVLPLLSGDLRPEMVEALTRVKSSFKTGCITNNLPANAIGSHSGRSLYVAEVMALFDHIIESAKIGLRKPDPRIYQMMVETLGVDPKRCVYLDDLGVNLKPARDMGMTTIKVANAPQAIAELEAATGLALR is encoded by the coding sequence ATGATCGAGGCAATAATCTGGGATTTTGGCGGGGTGCTCACCACTTCGCCGTTCGAGGCTTTCGCGCGGTTCGAGACCGAACGCGGGCTGCCCGCCGACATCATCCGGCGCACCAACGCCCATAATCACTGGGAGAATGCCTGGGCGAAGTTCGAGCGCGCCGAGGTGGACCTCGAAACCTTCGACCAGCTATTCGCCGCGGAATCGCGGGCGCTCGGCGCGGAGGTGCGCGGCAAGGAGGTGTTGCCGCTGCTGTCGGGCGATCTGCGGCCAGAAATGGTCGAGGCGCTGACGCGGGTGAAGTCCAGCTTCAAGACCGGCTGCATCACCAACAACCTTCCCGCCAACGCGATCGGCAGCCACAGCGGCCGCTCGCTTTATGTCGCGGAGGTGATGGCGCTGTTCGATCACATCATCGAGTCCGCCAAGATCGGCCTGCGCAAGCCCGATCCGCGAATCTATCAAATGATGGTGGAAACGCTCGGCGTCGATCCCAAACGTTGCGTCTATCTCGACGATCTCGGCGTCAACCTGAAGCCGGCGCGCGACATGGGCATGACCACGATCAAGGTCGCCAATGCGCCGCAGGCCATCGCCGAACTCGAGGCGGCGACGGGACTGGCACTGCGCTAG
- a CDS encoding S1 family peptidase, giving the protein MKIPAAMITGLALLLTAPAHAIVGGGAPSAESVGRAVVTIVGSRGNFCTGTLIAPKLVLTAAHCVQPGATYKIVDYGADRQPQLQDVKNVAIHPAFSMKAMNSHRATADVALLQLDAAAKGKSPALLGIPAIPIVVGSRFTIAGIGVAVRGDGKSGGTIRAAGLVATGKPGTLQIRLVDPVGQGTRDGLGACTGDSGGPVFEDKQGGPAIVGVVSWSTGPNGAAGCGGLTGVTPLTLYRDWILQTARQWGSVL; this is encoded by the coding sequence ATGAAAATCCCGGCCGCGATGATCACAGGCCTGGCGCTGCTGCTCACCGCGCCGGCTCACGCCATCGTCGGCGGCGGCGCGCCGTCGGCCGAGAGCGTCGGCCGCGCTGTTGTCACCATTGTCGGCTCGCGCGGCAATTTTTGTACGGGCACGTTGATTGCACCGAAACTGGTATTGACCGCGGCGCATTGCGTGCAGCCGGGGGCGACCTACAAGATCGTCGACTATGGCGCGGACCGGCAGCCGCAACTGCAGGACGTGAAGAATGTCGCCATCCATCCGGCCTTCAGTATGAAGGCGATGAATTCGCATCGCGCTACTGCCGACGTAGCGTTGCTGCAGCTCGATGCCGCTGCGAAGGGGAAGAGCCCGGCGCTGCTCGGCATCCCGGCTATTCCCATTGTCGTCGGCAGCCGCTTCACCATCGCCGGCATCGGTGTCGCCGTTCGCGGCGATGGCAAGAGCGGCGGGACCATTCGTGCCGCCGGCCTGGTCGCGACCGGCAAGCCGGGGACGCTGCAAATTCGCCTGGTCGATCCAGTCGGGCAGGGCACGCGCGACGGACTTGGCGCCTGCACCGGGGATTCCGGCGGACCGGTGTTCGAGGACAAGCAGGGCGGCCCCGCCATCGTCGGCGTTGTCAGCTGGTCGACCGGGCCGAACGGCGCCGCGGGCTGCGGCGGCCTCACCGGCGTCACGCCGCTGACGCTCTACCGGGACTGGATTCTGCAGACCGCGCGCCAATGGGGCTCTGTGCTGTGA
- a CDS encoding acyl-CoA dehydrogenase family protein, with product MLFTADHEEPRRILQKFIAAEINPYVDEWEKAEQFPSHELFKKLGNLGFLGLNKPTEFGGQGLDYSYALMMAEELGAIHCGGVPMAIGVQTDMATPALARFGSDEVRREFLAPAISGDAVACIGVSEPGAGSDVASIKTSARSDGDDYVINGGKMWITNGVKADWICLLANTGDGPVHRNKSLICVPMKSKGVEVARKLDKMGMRSSDTAQIFFDNVRVPKRNRIGEEGKGFTYQMIQFQEERLWGAAACLKAHETIINETIEYTRNRKAFGQSILDNQTVHFKLAEMQTEIELLRALIYRAGEALVAGEDVTRLATMAKLKAGRLGRELTDACLQFWGGMGFMNETPVSRAYRDSRLTSIGGGADEVMLSVLCKMMGTLPGMKP from the coding sequence ATGCTCTTCACCGCAGACCACGAAGAACCCCGCCGCATCCTGCAAAAATTCATCGCGGCCGAGATCAATCCCTACGTCGACGAATGGGAGAAGGCGGAACAGTTCCCCTCGCATGAGCTGTTCAAGAAGCTCGGCAATCTCGGCTTTCTCGGCCTCAACAAGCCCACCGAATTCGGCGGCCAGGGGCTCGATTACAGCTATGCGCTGATGATGGCGGAAGAGCTCGGCGCGATCCATTGCGGCGGCGTGCCGATGGCGATCGGGGTGCAGACCGACATGGCCACCCCGGCGCTGGCGCGGTTCGGCTCGGACGAAGTACGGCGCGAATTCCTGGCGCCGGCGATTTCAGGTGACGCGGTCGCCTGTATCGGCGTGTCGGAGCCGGGCGCCGGCTCGGACGTGGCGTCGATCAAGACCAGCGCGCGTTCCGACGGCGACGATTACGTCATCAATGGCGGCAAGATGTGGATCACCAACGGCGTCAAGGCCGACTGGATCTGCCTGCTCGCCAATACCGGCGACGGGCCGGTCCATCGCAACAAGTCGCTGATCTGCGTGCCGATGAAGAGCAAGGGCGTCGAGGTCGCGCGCAAGCTCGACAAGATGGGCATGCGCTCGTCCGACACCGCGCAGATCTTCTTCGACAATGTGCGGGTGCCGAAGCGCAACCGCATCGGCGAGGAAGGCAAGGGCTTCACCTACCAGATGATCCAGTTCCAGGAGGAGCGGCTGTGGGGCGCCGCCGCCTGTCTCAAGGCGCATGAAACCATTATCAACGAGACCATCGAATACACCCGCAACCGCAAGGCGTTCGGCCAGAGCATCCTCGATAACCAGACCGTCCACTTCAAGCTGGCGGAAATGCAGACCGAGATCGAGCTGTTGCGCGCGCTGATCTACCGCGCCGGCGAAGCGCTGGTCGCGGGCGAGGACGTGACGCGGCTCGCGACCATGGCGAAACTGAAGGCCGGCCGGCTCGGGCGCGAACTCACCGACGCCTGCCTGCAGTTCTGGGGCGGCATGGGCTTCATGAACGAGACGCCGGTCAGCCGCGCCTATCGCGACAGCCGCCTGACCTCGATCGGCGGCGGCGCCGACGAGGTGATGCTGTCGGTGCTGTGCAAGATGATGGGCACGCTGCCGGGAATGAAGCCGTAA
- a CDS encoding acyl-CoA synthetase encodes MPVRHYDWIAHYGRRTPDKPAVVDLGSGRSFTYAQFDSRISRLAAHLRDRLKVKRGDRVAVLALNTTDTLEVQFACGRIGAVFLPLNTRLTVPELQYIVGDAAPVLMIHDAELAEVALTVAKKCNVASALLLGPDGSYEAAIAAAEPLDQCEIVTLDDISTIMYTSGTTGQPKGAIITHGMTFWNCVNLGGPAYVSPSTVLLTVLPLFHTGGLNCYTNPVLHAGGTVLIMRAFDPGAALQLISDPARGINQFFGVPSIYQFMAQHPSFATSDFSRLIIGGVGGAPMPVPLLKVWEQRGVALQQGYGMTETSPAVLTLDKEDAARKAGSSGKPVLHTEVRIVRPDGSDAGVGELGELWVKGPNITPGYWNRPDANASSFTDGWLHTGDAARIDDEGFYYIVDRWKDMYISGGENVYPAEVENVLHQLTAIAEAAVIGIPSEQWGETGMAIIAVKPGHSITEAEIHAHCENNLARFKRPRLIKFIDALPRNATGKIHKPTLRANFGAAKVTDQATAS; translated from the coding sequence TTGCCGGTTCGCCATTACGACTGGATCGCGCATTACGGCCGCCGCACGCCGGACAAGCCGGCGGTGGTCGACCTCGGCAGCGGACGCAGTTTCACCTACGCGCAATTCGATTCCCGGATTTCACGCCTCGCCGCGCATCTGCGCGACCGGTTGAAGGTCAAGCGCGGCGACCGCGTCGCCGTGCTGGCGCTGAACACGACCGATACGCTGGAGGTGCAGTTCGCCTGTGGGCGGATCGGCGCGGTGTTCCTGCCGCTGAATACCCGCCTCACCGTGCCCGAGCTGCAATACATCGTCGGTGACGCCGCGCCTGTGCTGATGATCCACGATGCGGAGCTGGCCGAAGTCGCGCTGACGGTGGCGAAAAAGTGCAACGTGGCCTCCGCACTGCTGCTCGGACCCGACGGGTCCTACGAGGCGGCGATCGCCGCCGCAGAGCCGCTCGACCAGTGCGAAATCGTCACGCTCGATGACATCTCGACCATCATGTACACCTCGGGCACCACCGGCCAGCCCAAGGGTGCCATCATCACCCACGGCATGACGTTCTGGAACTGCGTCAATCTCGGCGGCCCGGCCTATGTCTCGCCGTCGACGGTGCTGCTCACGGTGCTGCCGCTGTTCCATACCGGCGGGCTCAATTGCTACACCAACCCGGTGCTGCATGCCGGCGGCACCGTGCTGATCATGCGCGCCTTCGATCCCGGCGCAGCGCTGCAGCTGATCAGCGATCCCGCACGCGGCATCAACCAGTTCTTCGGCGTGCCCTCGATCTACCAGTTCATGGCGCAGCATCCTTCGTTCGCGACGTCCGACTTCAGCCGCCTCATCATCGGCGGCGTCGGCGGCGCGCCGATGCCGGTGCCGCTGTTGAAAGTGTGGGAACAGCGCGGCGTCGCGCTGCAGCAGGGCTACGGCATGACCGAGACGTCGCCGGCGGTATTGACGCTCGACAAGGAGGACGCCGCGCGCAAGGCCGGCTCCTCCGGCAAGCCGGTGCTGCATACTGAAGTGCGGATCGTCCGCCCCGACGGGTCGGATGCCGGGGTCGGCGAACTCGGCGAATTATGGGTGAAGGGGCCGAACATCACGCCCGGCTACTGGAACCGGCCGGACGCCAACGCCTCGTCATTCACCGACGGCTGGCTGCATACCGGCGACGCCGCGCGCATCGACGACGAAGGGTTCTACTACATCGTCGACCGCTGGAAGGACATGTACATCTCCGGCGGCGAGAACGTCTATCCGGCCGAGGTCGAGAACGTGCTGCATCAGCTCACCGCGATCGCCGAAGCCGCCGTGATCGGCATCCCGAGCGAGCAATGGGGCGAAACCGGAATGGCCATCATCGCGGTCAAGCCCGGCCACAGCATCACCGAAGCGGAAATTCACGCGCATTGCGAGAACAACCTGGCGCGCTTCAAGCGCCCGCGCCTGATAAAATTCATCGACGCGCTGCCGCGCAACGCCACCGGCAAGATCCACAAGCCGACCCTGCGCGCGAATTTCGGCGCGGCGAAAGTCACCGATCAGGCCACAGCCTCGTAA
- the mtnA gene encoding S-methyl-5-thioribose-1-phosphate isomerase: MKVGDRHFRSIWLEQDGWSVGAIDQRRLPHDFVTVRLATSDAAADAIRSMLVRGAPLIGATAAYGMALAMRADSSDAALDQVYQTLIGTRPTAINLRWALDEMRRLLRPLPPQQRTEAAYARATAIAEEDIAINQGIGRNGLELIEKIVATKQQGERINVLTHCNAGWLATVDWGTATAPIYLAHDRGHPIHVWVDETRPRNQGASLTAWELGHHGVPHTVIPDNTGGHLMQHGMVDLVIVGTDRVTADGDVCNKIGTYLKALAAHDNGVPFYVALPSPTIDFSVADGVREIPIEQRGAEEVTHMTGRTADGRTETVRIVPDGSPVANYGFDVTPARLVTGLITERAVLKPDRAALAAAFPERTAAAAE, encoded by the coding sequence ATGAAGGTCGGGGACAGGCACTTCCGAAGCATCTGGCTCGAGCAGGACGGCTGGTCGGTCGGCGCGATCGACCAGCGCCGGCTGCCGCACGATTTTGTCACGGTCCGGCTGGCAACCTCCGACGCCGCGGCGGATGCGATCCGGTCAATGCTGGTGCGCGGTGCGCCATTGATCGGCGCGACCGCGGCCTACGGGATGGCGCTGGCGATGCGGGCCGACTCGTCGGATGCCGCGCTCGATCAGGTCTATCAGACGCTAATTGGCACGCGGCCGACGGCGATCAACCTGCGATGGGCGCTCGACGAGATGCGGCGCCTGTTGCGGCCGTTGCCGCCGCAGCAGCGGACCGAGGCCGCCTACGCGCGCGCGACCGCGATTGCCGAAGAAGACATCGCCATCAACCAGGGTATCGGCCGGAACGGCCTCGAGCTGATCGAAAAGATCGTCGCCACGAAGCAACAGGGCGAGCGCATCAACGTGCTGACCCATTGCAACGCCGGCTGGCTGGCGACGGTCGACTGGGGCACCGCGACCGCGCCGATCTATCTGGCGCACGACCGCGGCCACCCCATCCATGTCTGGGTCGACGAGACCCGCCCGCGCAATCAGGGCGCCTCGCTGACCGCCTGGGAGCTCGGCCATCACGGCGTGCCGCATACCGTCATCCCCGACAACACCGGCGGGCATCTGATGCAGCATGGCATGGTCGATCTCGTGATCGTCGGCACCGACCGCGTCACCGCCGACGGCGACGTCTGCAACAAGATCGGCACCTATCTGAAAGCACTTGCCGCGCATGACAACGGCGTGCCGTTCTATGTGGCGCTGCCATCGCCGACCATCGATTTCAGCGTCGCTGACGGGGTCAGGGAGATTCCGATCGAGCAACGCGGCGCCGAGGAAGTCACGCACATGACGGGGCGGACCGCCGATGGCAGGACCGAGACGGTGCGGATTGTGCCTGACGGTTCGCCGGTTGCGAATTATGGTTTCGATGTCACGCCGGCGCGGCTGGTGACGGGGCTGATCACCGAGCGCGCGGTGCTGAAGCCCGATCGCGCCGCGCTGGCAGCCGCGTTCCCCGAGCGGACAGCGGCAGCGGCCGAATAG
- a CDS encoding acyl-CoA dehydrogenase family protein, whose product MASPFYTAEHEAYRDVVRRFVEKEIEPYAHEWDEAGEFPRELYAKASAIGLLGLGFPEEYGGVDADQFMKIVASQELARAGAGGVNASLMSHTIGSPPIARAARPEIKARVLPQVLSGQKISALAITEPSGGSDVANLRTKARRDGDHYVVSGEKTFITSGMRADYLTVAVRTGGEGPGGVSLLLIEGDTPGLSRTRLKKMGWWASDTATLHFDDCRVPAENLIGEEGQGFKLIMQNFNSERMGMAASCTAYARVCVEEAIAYAKERQTFGKPIAQHQVIRHKLVDMAQKVAASQAMLEMLAWRLGQGESPVAEICMMKNQATQTMAFCASEAVQIFGGAGFMRGIKVERIYREVKVNAIGGGTEEIMKDLASRQMGL is encoded by the coding sequence ATGGCCAGTCCATTCTACACCGCCGAACACGAAGCCTATCGCGACGTGGTGCGCCGCTTTGTCGAGAAGGAAATCGAGCCCTACGCCCATGAATGGGACGAGGCCGGCGAGTTTCCCCGCGAGCTCTATGCGAAGGCCTCGGCGATCGGCCTCTTGGGTCTTGGATTCCCGGAAGAATATGGCGGTGTCGACGCCGACCAGTTCATGAAGATCGTGGCCTCGCAGGAGCTGGCCCGGGCTGGCGCCGGCGGGGTCAATGCGAGCTTGATGAGCCACACCATCGGCTCGCCGCCGATCGCGCGCGCCGCCCGTCCCGAAATCAAGGCGCGGGTGCTGCCGCAGGTGCTGTCGGGCCAGAAAATCTCCGCGCTCGCGATCACCGAACCGAGCGGCGGATCCGACGTCGCCAATCTCAGGACCAAGGCGCGCCGCGACGGTGACCATTACGTCGTCAGCGGCGAAAAGACCTTCATTACCTCCGGCATGCGCGCCGACTATCTGACGGTAGCGGTGCGCACCGGCGGCGAGGGCCCGGGCGGCGTCAGCCTGCTCTTGATCGAGGGCGATACGCCGGGCCTGTCGCGCACCAGGCTGAAGAAGATGGGCTGGTGGGCGTCGGACACCGCGACGCTACATTTCGACGATTGCCGCGTGCCGGCCGAGAACCTGATCGGCGAGGAAGGCCAGGGCTTCAAGCTCATCATGCAGAATTTCAACAGCGAGCGCATGGGCATGGCGGCGAGCTGCACGGCCTATGCCCGCGTCTGCGTCGAGGAGGCGATTGCCTATGCCAAGGAGCGCCAGACGTTCGGCAAGCCGATCGCCCAGCACCAGGTGATCCGCCACAAGCTGGTGGACATGGCGCAGAAGGTCGCGGCGTCGCAAGCGATGCTGGAAATGCTGGCGTGGCGTCTCGGGCAGGGCGAAAGCCCGGTTGCCGAGATCTGCATGATGAAGAACCAGGCGACCCAGACCATGGCGTTCTGCGCTTCCGAAGCGGTGCAGATTTTCGGCGGCGCCGGCTTCATGCGCGGCATCAAGGTCGAGCGCATCTACCGCGAGGTCAAGGTCAACGCCATCGGCGGCGGCACCGAGGAGATCATGAAGGATCTGGCCTCAAGGCAGATGGGATTGTGA
- a CDS encoding fibronectin type III domain-containing protein — translation MLRVIDRSDTGADLAWAPQAGATAYRVFRAGADGPFAAVAEVAGPSFADSGLTPKTAYRWRVAAIVNGVEGPASGEAAATTRPVPATLRHTRRLPDWRMMNGRRLLILHAAGFLMAACISS, via the coding sequence ATGCTCAGGGTCATCGACCGGTCGGACACCGGCGCCGATCTGGCATGGGCTCCGCAGGCTGGCGCGACAGCCTACCGCGTGTTCCGTGCCGGCGCCGACGGCCCGTTTGCAGCGGTGGCGGAGGTGGCCGGGCCGAGTTTCGCCGATTCCGGCCTGACGCCAAAAACCGCCTATCGATGGCGCGTCGCGGCGATCGTGAACGGGGTTGAAGGCCCGGCTTCGGGTGAAGCCGCGGCTACGACGCGACCGGTTCCCGCCACCCTGCGCCATACCCGGCGCTTGCCCGATTGGCGAATGATGAATGGGCGCAGACTGCTAATTCTGCATGCTGCCGGGTTTTTGATGGCAGCATGCATCAGCTCATAA